The Vicinamibacterales bacterium genomic sequence AACCACCACCTGCTCTGCGCGGACGCCGCGGTGCGGGAGAGTGCCTACGGCGAGGTGATCCCGTCGTGCCCGCACCTGGTGGTGGACGAGGCGCACCAGCTCGAGGACATCGCCACGCAGTACTTCGGCACGGCCGTGAGCAACCTGCGCGTGGACGACCTCGCGCGCGACGCCAGCCACGCGCTGGCCGGGGCTGGGCACCCGGGCGCGTCGGAGGTCCACGGCGCGGCCAGGGGCGTGATGCACGTGGTGGACCACTCGCGGGCCTTCTTCTCGGCGCTCGCGCTGGCCCGCATGGGACGCGGCGACGAGCGGCTTCGCGTGGCGCCCGAGTGGTTCGCCGAGCACGTGCACACCGGCCTGGACCTCGCCGGCGCGCTGGACGGCCTGCAGGCCACCTGCGCGCTCGCGGCGGCGCGAGGCGACGAGCCGGCCGGCGGAGCACGCACGGACGACCTCTCGGCCGTCGGGCGGCGCGCCGGAGAACTCGCGGCCGACCTCCGGTTCCTGCTCGCCGCGGCCGATCCCGCCTACGTCTATTTCCTCGAGATGAAGGGGCGCGCGGTGCAGCTCCGGGCGGCCCCGATCGACGTCTCGCGTATCGTCCGCGACCTGGTCGCCGGCCAGCGCCGGACGACGGTGCTCACCTCGGCAACCCTCACGGTGGAGGGCCGCTTCGACTACGTCAAGGACCGCCTGGGCCTGGAGGATGCGCTGGAACTGGCCGTGCCGTCCGAGTTCGACTACCGGCGGCAGACGCTGCTGTACCTGCCGCGGCGCATGCCGCTGCCCCGCGACGAGCGCTATGCCGACGCCGTCGCCTGGGAGACGCGCCAGCTGCTGACCTGCTCGCGCGGCCGCGCGTTCGTGCTGTTCACGAGCTACGCGTCGATGCGCGCCGTGGTGCAGCGCCTGGAACTCGAGCTCGAGTACCCCGTGCTCGTCCAGGGCACGGCGCCCCGCTCGGCGCTCCTGGCCGAGTTCCGGGCGACGCCGCACGCCGTGCTCTTCGCGACGTCCTCCTTCTGGCAGGGGGTGGACGTGCAGGGCGATCAG encodes the following:
- a CDS encoding ATP-dependent DNA helicase: MSDVPAVPRRDDLAGAVAQAFADDGPLARALAGFEPREGQRRMAGAVARALEDGGVLMAEAGTGTGKTMAYLVPSVLSGHRVLVSTGTKNLQEQIFEKDVPALRAALGLPFSATCMKGRGNYLCLHRFEEYRSRQGVRGQRLTSQDAIFLPVVEQWAAATGTGDRAEISELPEDLPLWHEVSATADTCLGSDCPRHAECFVTRMRQRAAESDVVIVNHHLLCADAAVRESAYGEVIPSCPHLVVDEAHQLEDIATQYFGTAVSNLRVDDLARDASHALAGAGHPGASEVHGAARGVMHVVDHSRAFFSALALARMGRGDERLRVAPEWFAEHVHTGLDLAGALDGLQATCALAAARGDEPAGGARTDDLSAVGRRAGELAADLRFLLAAADPAYVYFLEMKGRAVQLRAAPIDVSRIVRDLVAGQRRTTVLTSATLTVEGRFDYVKDRLGLEDALELAVPSEFDYRRQTLLYLPRRMPLPRDERYADAVAWETRQLLTCSRGRAFVLFTSYASMRAVVQRLELELEYPVLVQGTAPRSALLAEFRATPHAVLFATSSFWQGVDVQGDQLSAVIIDKLPFASPGDPVVAARIDAMTARGESAFERYQVPLAILALQQGLGRLIRHRNDRGVLAVLDPRVRTMGYGRRFLASLPPAPITSDVEHVRRFFA